The following DNA comes from Bacteroidales bacterium.
CTATTCTCAACCCGATGTACCATCTCTACTACAATATAAAAAAGAGATGGAGGATAAACTCCAAACAATTGATGGAGCCGATGCAGTAATAGAGAAGTTAGAGAAAGATATAGCAAAACTGAAAATAGACCTTGTTGCAGCTGCAAACAACCTCACAGCAGCACGACAAAAAGGAGGAGAGTCATTTGCTAAAGCATTAATGGATATGGCACGCCCACTATCACTACCAAACCTAAATTTCAAAGTAGAGTGGGAGTCAACAGAAGAGTTTACCGAAAACGGAACAGAGAGAGCAATATTTACATTCACAGCAAATAAAAATATGCCACTCTCGCCACTATCAAAGAGTGCATCAGGAGGAGAAATATCACGTTTGATGTTATGTGTAAAAGCAATGATAGCAACAAACCGAGCAATGCCTGTAATGCTATTTGATGAAGTAGATTCAGGAATATCTGGCGAGACAGCAGGAAAAGTAGGAAGAATAATGTCCGAAATGTCATCTGAACGACAAATAATAGTAATCACCCACCTACCTCAAGTTGCAGCAAAAGGAGCGTGTCATTACAATATACAAAAACAAGACACAGAAGAACGAACCATTGCTATTGTTAAGAAACTAAATCAAGAGGAGAGAATAGCAGAGGTGGCACGAATGATGAGTGATGGAGATATAACCCCGGCAGCAATGAGTTTGGCAATACAATTATTAAAAACAAATAAATAGATAGATGATAAAGAGTAGCGATATGATATTTGGCATTCGTGCCGTAGCAGAAGCAATATCAGCAGGAAAAGAGGTAGATAAAATATTAATTCGCAAAGATCTCTCTGGAGAGTTGGCAGGAGAACTCTTTGAAATGTTGCGAGGAAGTAACATTGTAGTGCAACGCGTACCACAAGAGAAGTTAAACTCAATCACACGAAAAAATCATCAAGGAGTAATAGCGTTTATCTCACCAATAAATTATCAACCTATCGAAGAGATAGTAGCATCACTATATGAGCAAGGTAAAGTTCCATTTATCTTAGTGCTTGATCATCTAACAGATGTTCGCAATTTTGGAGCAATAGCACGTACTGCCGAGTGTGCAGGAGTAGATGCAATAATAATACCCTCAAAGGGAAGCGTGTCGGTAACAGCAGATGCGGTAAAAACATCGGCAGGAGCATTAATGAATATACCAGTCTGTCGAGTACAATCATTATATAACAGTGTTAAGTATCTAAAAGATTGTGGTTTGCAAATAATGGGAGCCTCTGAAAAATCGAATATCAATTACACCGATGCCGATATGACAACACCATTGGCATTGGTAATGGGAGCCGAAGACAAAGGCATCTCAACAGAGATACTATCGCTCACAGATACAACAGTATCGCTACCTCAATATGGAAAAATAGCCTCATTAAATGTATCGGTTGCAGCAGGAGTAATGATATATGAAGTATTGCGTCAGCGTAAATAAATTAAGAGTCTATTTAAAAACTTATTAAAAATCAGCACTATAAAAGAACTAAAATTTTATTTGTCAAGAAATATTACATATATTTGCAAATAATATAAAATTCATATTAACGTATAATTATATTAGGTGATAACAAATTTTGTATAATACAAACAACTAAAATATAAATTATGAAAAAAATCTATTCTTTAATTTTGAGTCTATTCCTAATTTGGAGTTATACTCAAGAGGTTAGATCAGAACTAATTGAAAATTCTGTATGGTACACTATTCAGAGTAGTTCTGGCTATTATGTAAGCAATGGGGCATCATCAACCAATGGGACAAGAATGTCTTTAACACTTGATAATGCAAATGCAGGAATAAATTGGACACTTACTAAAGTAGGGGAGTATTATGTAATAAATTCTGCTGCGGTTGCCCAGTCAATGGATTGTGGAGGATCAACCCCTACAACAATGAGTCAATGGGATAAAAGCACAACAAACCAAAATCAATGGTTTATTTTAGAACCAGTATCAGGGAAAACAGATACATATCTAATAATACCATATAATGCACAAGGGAGAGCATACTATGCAAATGGATCAAGCACATTAGAACCAACTGTAAAAAACACAACAGATGCAACACAACACTTTAAATTTACCTATGTAAAAGAAGTGGTGCCTGATTATTGGGAAAATGAGACCATATTTGAAGAGAACAAAGAAAATGGTCACGCAACATATATCCCCTATCCATCAAAGGCGCAAATGGAGGCAGATCAATATTACCAAACACCATGGACAACCCCAGAGTCAGACTACTATATGTCG
Coding sequences within:
- the rlmB gene encoding 23S rRNA (guanosine(2251)-2'-O)-methyltransferase RlmB; this encodes MIKSSDMIFGIRAVAEAISAGKEVDKILIRKDLSGELAGELFEMLRGSNIVVQRVPQEKLNSITRKNHQGVIAFISPINYQPIEEIVASLYEQGKVPFILVLDHLTDVRNFGAIARTAECAGVDAIIIPSKGSVSVTADAVKTSAGALMNIPVCRVQSLYNSVKYLKDCGLQIMGASEKSNINYTDADMTTPLALVMGAEDKGISTEILSLTDTTVSLPQYGKIASLNVSVAAGVMIYEVLRQRK